The following proteins are encoded in a genomic region of Sorangiineae bacterium MSr12523:
- a CDS encoding VWA domain-containing protein gives MKMRRIAYGAIVTGLVAVLLAACGSESDGSGKNPLNPGALDASGEGDGGPGSGNPDGGAGTCGGTVTSSHKVVPINLAVMFDTSKSLVQDPDGDNTQTRWVPMTQAMKAFFADAQTAGMSASLHYFPIINRDQSLCVPEMYAEPVVARTALPSVSFAASIDQKVPAGGSPMESAMRGAVAAAQQVAKARPAERAVVVLATDGGPNDCSSTYTNVLNVIAQAKAASPSIATVVVAVGPETANLNRLAAAGGTQKAIVVPPGDPAKAAQELRARLASLASGDAPCSLALSVADGRAVDRNAVTVTFTPGSGQPATLAYNATCAGNTGWQFLDSAGPATVALCTASCNALASDYKGSVSATYACVP, from the coding sequence ATGAAGATGAGGCGTATCGCGTACGGTGCCATCGTTACGGGGCTCGTGGCCGTTCTTTTGGCGGCCTGTGGAAGTGAGTCGGATGGCTCGGGAAAGAATCCCCTCAATCCGGGTGCGCTGGACGCTTCGGGGGAGGGCGACGGCGGACCTGGCAGCGGGAACCCCGATGGGGGGGCGGGAACGTGCGGCGGCACCGTGACGTCGTCGCACAAGGTCGTGCCGATCAACCTTGCGGTGATGTTCGATACGTCGAAGAGCCTCGTTCAGGATCCCGACGGCGACAATACGCAGACCCGATGGGTGCCGATGACGCAAGCGATGAAGGCCTTTTTCGCGGATGCGCAGACGGCGGGTATGAGTGCTTCGCTGCACTATTTTCCCATCATCAATCGCGACCAATCGCTCTGCGTGCCGGAGATGTACGCGGAGCCCGTCGTCGCGCGAACTGCCCTTCCCAGTGTGTCGTTTGCGGCATCGATCGACCAAAAGGTGCCTGCTGGCGGAAGTCCCATGGAGTCTGCGATGCGCGGTGCGGTCGCCGCCGCCCAGCAAGTCGCGAAAGCGCGACCCGCCGAGAGGGCGGTGGTGGTGCTGGCCACCGACGGTGGGCCAAACGACTGCAGCAGCACGTACACGAATGTTCTCAACGTGATCGCCCAAGCCAAGGCGGCATCCCCCTCGATTGCGACGGTGGTCGTTGCCGTGGGGCCCGAGACCGCGAACCTCAATCGGCTGGCCGCGGCGGGCGGGACGCAGAAGGCCATCGTGGTGCCGCCCGGCGATCCGGCCAAGGCCGCACAAGAGCTTCGCGCGCGCCTGGCCAGCCTTGCGTCGGGTGATGCACCCTGTTCGTTGGCGCTTTCGGTGGCCGATGGCCGCGCCGTCGATCGCAATGCCGTCACGGTGACATTCACTCCGGGATCCGGGCAGCCGGCGACACTGGCCTACAATGCAACGTGCGCCGGCAATACGGGCTGGCAGTTCCTAGATTCCGCGGGACCGGCCACGGTGGCCCTCTGCACGGCGTCGTGCAACGCACTCGCCAGCGACTACAAGGGGAGCGTCTCGGCGACCTACGCCTGCGTCCCCTGA
- a CDS encoding GFA family protein, translating into MGETKTYSGSCHCGKIRFEVTADIAKASACNCSICTRTGWLMASVPLEAFRQLSGKESQVDYQFGSKTMHHLFCSTCGIRAFGSYATDGQEKVVVNLRCLDGLDVDALELQKFDGKSY; encoded by the coding sequence ATGGGAGAGACGAAGACGTATTCCGGCTCGTGCCACTGCGGCAAAATTCGATTCGAGGTCACTGCCGACATCGCCAAGGCAAGCGCGTGCAACTGTTCCATCTGCACCCGCACGGGCTGGCTGATGGCGTCGGTGCCGCTGGAGGCGTTCCGGCAGCTGTCGGGGAAGGAATCCCAGGTGGATTACCAATTTGGCAGCAAAACGATGCACCACTTGTTCTGCAGCACGTGCGGCATCCGCGCCTTCGGCTCCTATGCCACCGATGGGCAGGAGAAGGTGGTCGTGAACCTGCGCTGCCTCGATGGTCTGGACGTGGATGCGCTCGAACTGCAAAAATTCGACGGAAAGAGCTACTGA
- a CDS encoding helix-turn-helix domain-containing protein — MGLDGTRGILNPAEGFTRFALSRESPPEDLAPFVDRYWSVRWDLEGQPPYEQETLPYPCVHISFTTVDFEVHGPGTRRFVAHLSGRGQVHGTKFKPAGFFALAKVPMRALVDRVVSLEHATGRAAPIPENAEPATVKPIVESFLRSFEPIHDATAELVNGLVARAQEDRQIARAEDLAQIAGVSVRSLHRLFERYVGVGPKWIVRRSRVQEAADRVARGGHVDWAAVAQELGYHDQAHLIRDFRAQIGFTPSIYARRCKEAAARASSSG, encoded by the coding sequence ATGGGGCTCGACGGCACGCGCGGAATCTTGAACCCTGCCGAGGGCTTCACCCGTTTCGCCCTTTCGCGGGAGTCGCCACCCGAGGATCTCGCCCCCTTCGTGGATCGCTATTGGAGCGTACGGTGGGATCTCGAGGGCCAGCCGCCGTACGAGCAGGAGACCCTGCCCTACCCCTGCGTGCACATCTCCTTCACCACCGTGGACTTCGAGGTTCACGGTCCCGGGACGCGGCGCTTCGTGGCGCATCTCTCCGGGCGCGGGCAGGTGCACGGAACCAAGTTCAAACCGGCGGGGTTCTTCGCATTGGCCAAGGTGCCCATGCGCGCGCTCGTCGATCGCGTCGTTTCGCTGGAGCACGCGACCGGCCGCGCCGCGCCCATTCCCGAGAACGCGGAGCCCGCAACGGTGAAACCCATCGTGGAATCGTTTTTGCGCAGTTTCGAACCGATCCACGACGCGACCGCGGAGCTGGTGAATGGCCTCGTCGCACGAGCCCAGGAGGACCGGCAAATTGCGCGCGCCGAGGATCTGGCGCAGATCGCGGGCGTCTCCGTGCGCTCATTGCATCGTCTTTTCGAGCGGTACGTGGGCGTAGGTCCCAAATGGATCGTGCGACGATCGCGCGTCCAAGAAGCCGCCGATCGCGTAGCCCGCGGCGGGCACGTCGATTGGGCCGCGGTGGCGCAGGAGCTCGGCTACCACGATCAAGCGCACTTGATTCGTGACTTCCGTGCGCAAATTGGTTTTACGCCATCCATTTATGCGCGCCGCTGCAAAGAGGCTGCGGCGCGGGCCTCATCGTCAGGGTAA